From Streptomyces sp. Edi4, one genomic window encodes:
- a CDS encoding glycerophosphodiester phosphodiesterase family protein, translating into MRHRTAVFTVVGALCGVLALILALSADSTRATTIATVAPVATVAPTAPTAPTAPTAPTAPTTVFGHRGAPAHAPENTLGSVREAADLGVEWVENDVQRTRDGALVVIHDTTLKRTTDAERRYPGRSPWAVGSFTLAEIEQLDAGGWFGPGFRGERVPTLQEYLSLLDRTGQSLLLELKQPELYPGIERQTLDTLGRAGWLDGPHLTRRLIVQSFSAPALRTTHRLRPEVRTGFLGNVPLSRLGQYAAFVDEFNTEQGAVTSAYVKAVHALRSPHWPRMRVNAWTVDSADAARALVRRGVDGVISNRPDVIRRATGGHPLRPLRPARAPGFA; encoded by the coding sequence ATGCGCCATCGCACCGCCGTGTTCACCGTCGTCGGCGCGCTGTGCGGGGTCCTGGCCCTCATCCTCGCCCTGTCCGCCGATTCCACGCGGGCCACGACGATCGCGACCGTCGCACCGGTCGCAACTGTCGCACCGACCGCACCGACCGCACCGACCGCACCGACCGCACCGACCGCACCGACCACGGTTTTCGGCCATCGCGGGGCTCCGGCGCACGCCCCCGAGAACACGCTCGGCTCGGTGCGCGAGGCCGCGGATCTGGGCGTGGAGTGGGTGGAGAACGATGTCCAGCGCACCCGCGACGGAGCGCTCGTCGTCATCCACGACACCACCCTGAAGCGCACCACCGACGCCGAACGGCGCTACCCCGGGCGCTCCCCGTGGGCGGTCGGCTCGTTCACGCTCGCCGAGATCGAGCAGTTGGACGCGGGCGGCTGGTTCGGCCCGGGCTTCCGGGGCGAGCGCGTGCCGACCCTCCAGGAGTACCTGAGCCTGCTGGACCGTACCGGCCAGAGTCTCCTGCTCGAACTGAAGCAGCCGGAGCTCTACCCGGGGATCGAGCGCCAGACCCTCGACACGCTCGGCCGGGCCGGCTGGCTCGACGGGCCGCATCTGACTCGGCGCCTGATCGTCCAGAGCTTCAGCGCCCCCGCGCTGCGCACCACCCACAGGCTGCGCCCCGAGGTGCGCACCGGCTTCCTTGGCAACGTACCGCTGTCCCGGCTCGGGCAGTACGCCGCCTTCGTGGACGAGTTCAACACCGAGCAGGGCGCGGTGACTTCGGCGTATGTGAAGGCGGTGCACGCGCTCAGGAGTCCGCACTGGCCGAGGATGCGCGTGAACGCCTGGACCGTCGACAGCGCGGATGCCGCCCGTGCCCTGGTGCGGCGCGGCGTGGACGGCGTCATCTCCAACCGGCCCGACGTCATCAGGCGGGCGACCGGCGGACACCCGCTGCGGCCGCTCCGCCCTGCCCGCGCTCCGGGCTTCGCGTGA
- the dhaK gene encoding dihydroxyacetone kinase subunit DhaK: MNKLINVPESVVADALRGIAAAHPALTVDVENRVVLRRDAPVAGRAALVSGGGSGHEPLHAGFVGPGMLSAACPGEVFTSPVPDQLVRAAAAVDGGAGVLFVVKNYTGDVLNFDMAAELAEDEGVSVAKVLVDDDVAVTDSLYTAGRRGTGATLFVEKIAGAAAAEGAPLERVEAIARRVNAGARSFGVALSACSTPAKGGPTFELPPGELELGVGIHGEPGRERRAMMTAREIADYAVHVVLDDLRPTSPVLLLVNGMGATPLLELYGFNAEVHRVLAERGVPVVRTLVGNYVTSLDMAGCSVTLCQVDEELLRLWDAPVNTPALRWGC; encoded by the coding sequence GTGAACAAGCTCATCAACGTGCCCGAGAGCGTCGTGGCCGACGCGCTGCGCGGCATCGCGGCCGCGCATCCCGCGCTGACGGTCGACGTGGAGAACCGGGTGGTGCTGCGGCGTGACGCGCCCGTCGCCGGTCGGGCGGCCCTCGTATCGGGCGGCGGCTCCGGGCACGAGCCGCTGCACGCCGGGTTCGTGGGGCCGGGGATGCTCTCCGCCGCGTGCCCCGGTGAGGTGTTCACTTCGCCGGTGCCGGATCAGCTGGTGCGGGCCGCGGCGGCCGTGGACGGCGGCGCGGGGGTGTTGTTCGTCGTCAAGAACTACACCGGCGACGTCCTGAACTTCGACATGGCGGCCGAGCTGGCCGAGGACGAGGGGGTGAGCGTCGCCAAGGTCCTGGTCGACGACGACGTCGCCGTCACCGACAGTCTCTACACAGCGGGGCGGCGCGGCACCGGCGCCACCCTGTTCGTCGAGAAGATCGCCGGAGCGGCCGCGGCGGAGGGCGCGCCGCTGGAGCGGGTCGAGGCCATCGCCCGTCGGGTCAACGCCGGCGCGCGCAGCTTCGGGGTGGCGCTGAGCGCCTGCTCGACCCCGGCCAAGGGCGGCCCGACCTTCGAACTGCCGCCCGGGGAGCTGGAGTTGGGCGTCGGCATCCATGGCGAGCCGGGGCGTGAGCGGCGGGCGATGATGACCGCCCGGGAGATCGCGGACTACGCCGTGCACGTCGTCCTCGACGATCTGCGGCCGACCAGTCCCGTACTCCTCCTGGTCAACGGGATGGGCGCCACTCCCCTGCTCGAACTGTACGGGTTCAACGCCGAGGTGCACCGGGTGCTCGCCGAGCGGGGTGTACCGGTGGTCCGTACGCTCGTCGGGAACTATGTCACCTCGCTGGACATGGCCGGGTGTTCGGTGACGCTCTGTCAAGTGGACGAGGAACTGCTGCGGTTGTGGGACGCGCCGGTCAACACTCCCGCGCTGCGCTGGGGTTGCTGA
- a CDS encoding MarR family transcriptional regulator: MLSRDQSVVTIQRELTAFARRARAAAARMHPELSLVSFTLLSHLEDQKGCRATDLAAYYMLDKSTISRQIAGLERLGFIERVSDPDDQRIQLLRLTPAGTAKLAEAAELRRQAFHDRLADWTPEDLDRFAEYLLRYNSLAENAP; this comes from the coding sequence GTGCTCAGCCGAGACCAGTCGGTCGTCACCATCCAGCGCGAGCTGACGGCGTTCGCCCGGCGCGCGCGGGCCGCCGCGGCCCGGATGCACCCGGAGCTCTCGCTCGTCTCGTTCACCCTGCTGTCCCATCTGGAGGACCAGAAGGGCTGCCGGGCCACCGATCTCGCCGCCTACTACATGCTCGACAAGTCGACCATCAGCCGGCAGATCGCGGGCCTGGAACGGCTCGGTTTCATCGAGCGGGTCAGCGACCCCGACGACCAGCGCATCCAGCTGCTCCGGCTGACCCCGGCGGGCACCGCCAAGCTCGCGGAGGCGGCGGAGCTGCGCCGCCAGGCCTTCCACGACCGGCTCGCCGACTGGACCCCCGAGGACCTGGACCGCTTCGCGGAGTATCTGCTGCGCTACAACAGCCTTGCGGAGAACGCACCTTGA
- a CDS encoding NUDIX domain-containing protein, which produces MGGKRSAGLLLYRRAGHGIEVLVGHMGGPFFAGREAGAWSVPKGEYEAEERPEAAARREFAEELGLPAPEGTLIALGDIVQRGGKTVTVWAVEGDLDPADAVPGTFTMEWPRRSGTMRVFPEMDRFAWLAPEVAAPLLVQGQQAFLDRLVLRLADEA; this is translated from the coding sequence ATGGGCGGAAAACGCAGCGCCGGACTCCTGCTGTACCGCAGGGCGGGACACGGGATCGAGGTGCTGGTCGGGCACATGGGCGGCCCGTTCTTCGCGGGCCGTGAGGCGGGGGCCTGGTCGGTGCCCAAGGGAGAGTACGAGGCCGAGGAGCGTCCCGAGGCGGCGGCGCGGCGGGAGTTCGCGGAGGAGCTGGGTCTTCCGGCCCCCGAGGGGACGCTCATCGCGCTGGGCGACATCGTGCAGCGCGGCGGCAAGACCGTGACCGTGTGGGCCGTCGAAGGCGATCTGGATCCGGCCGACGCGGTGCCCGGCACGTTCACCATGGAGTGGCCCCGGCGCTCGGGCACGATGCGCGTCTTCCCCGAGATGGACCGCTTCGCCTGGCTGGCACCCGAGGTGGCGGCGCCCCTGCTCGTCCAGGGCCAGCAGGCCTTCCTCGACCGTCTCGTCCTGCGTCTGGCCGATGAGGCGTGA
- a CDS encoding VOC family protein, with protein MSVSKTSILVLDCAEPVELAEFYAQLLGGEIETGCDSDFVEVVGGQGVHLAIRRDHGYAPPSWPRPEDSQQAHLRIVVAYGDMDAAEREAITLGATPVDTKDNNGPRDERVYADPAGHSFTLAVSAKHSEQSDN; from the coding sequence ATGAGTGTTTCCAAGACCAGCATCCTTGTCCTCGACTGTGCCGAACCGGTCGAACTCGCCGAGTTCTACGCCCAGTTGCTCGGCGGTGAGATCGAAACCGGCTGCGACTCGGACTTCGTCGAGGTCGTCGGCGGCCAGGGCGTCCACCTGGCGATCCGCCGCGACCACGGCTACGCTCCGCCCAGCTGGCCCCGCCCGGAGGACTCCCAGCAGGCCCACCTGCGGATCGTCGTGGCGTACGGCGACATGGACGCGGCCGAGCGCGAGGCGATCACGCTGGGAGCGACCCCCGTCGACACCAAGGACAACAACGGGCCGCGCGACGAGCGCGTCTACGCCGACCCCGCCGGGCACTCCTTCACGCTCGCCGTCTCCGCCAAGCACTCGGAGCAGTCAGACAACTAA
- a CDS encoding DUF6328 family protein, whose translation MRDPGRDETAEERADRKWGDLLQELRVAQTGVQILFGFLLAVVFQQRFTSLSTTDRTIYVVTVVLGAATTGALIGPVSFHRVLAGKRLKPQTVRWASRLTVVGLVLLLCTVASSLLLILRVALHSVLAPWLVGVVVCWFVGCWFVLPALARRHYRDRDREE comes from the coding sequence ATGAGGGATCCGGGGCGTGACGAGACGGCCGAGGAGCGTGCCGACCGCAAGTGGGGCGATCTCCTCCAGGAGCTGAGGGTCGCCCAGACCGGCGTGCAGATTCTGTTCGGTTTTCTGCTGGCGGTCGTGTTCCAGCAGCGGTTCACCTCGCTGAGCACGACCGACCGGACCATCTACGTGGTGACCGTGGTTCTGGGCGCGGCGACGACCGGCGCGCTGATCGGGCCGGTCTCCTTCCACCGCGTGCTGGCCGGCAAGCGGCTCAAGCCGCAGACGGTCCGGTGGGCCTCCCGGCTCACCGTGGTCGGTCTGGTGCTGCTCCTGTGCACGGTGGCGAGCTCACTGCTGCTGATCCTTCGGGTCGCCCTGCACAGCGTCCTGGCGCCCTGGCTGGTGGGCGTGGTCGTGTGCTGGTTCGTCGGCTGCTGGTTCGTGCTCCCGGCTCTGGCGCGCAGGCACTACCGCGACCGCGACCGGGAGGAGTGA
- a CDS encoding alpha/beta fold hydrolase has translation MTETTTPSAPARSTGVCRITLDADGTTLSGLLSEPAQLPPRAVVVALHGGGITSGYFDGQAHPDVSLLTLGAALGFTVLALDRPGYGASAGRHPGGLPLDGQAAAVRAGLTEFAARHATGAGYFLLGHSWGGLLTLTLAADAELAASCVGLEVSGCGRRLAPEPEGDDQDRDLLLMLRNWGPRELYPPGTMFTAQADLAPMPVRELAAVIAWTRRCDDVLARIRIPARVTFAEHEAWWAQSDDDLAALASRLGAAPRVVVDRQPDAGHNVSLGRTARAYHLKVLGFLEECLNERGAGKP, from the coding sequence ATGACCGAGACCACGACACCATCCGCGCCGGCCCGCTCCACCGGGGTGTGCCGCATCACGCTGGACGCGGACGGCACCACCTTGTCCGGGCTCCTGAGCGAACCAGCCCAACTCCCGCCCCGCGCCGTCGTGGTGGCCCTGCACGGCGGAGGCATCACCTCGGGCTACTTCGACGGCCAGGCACACCCCGACGTCTCCCTGCTGACCCTCGGCGCCGCCCTCGGGTTCACGGTGCTCGCCCTCGACCGCCCCGGCTACGGCGCGTCCGCCGGCCGCCACCCGGGGGGACTGCCGCTGGACGGGCAGGCCGCGGCCGTGCGCGCCGGCCTCACGGAGTTCGCCGCGCGGCACGCCACGGGCGCGGGCTACTTCCTCCTCGGCCACTCCTGGGGCGGCCTGCTCACCCTGACGCTGGCCGCCGACGCCGAACTCGCCGCATCCTGCGTGGGGTTGGAGGTGTCGGGGTGCGGCCGCCGCCTGGCCCCCGAGCCCGAAGGGGACGACCAGGACCGCGACCTGCTCCTCATGCTGCGCAACTGGGGCCCTCGGGAGCTCTATCCGCCGGGCACGATGTTCACCGCACAGGCGGATCTCGCGCCGATGCCGGTGCGCGAACTGGCCGCGGTGATCGCCTGGACCCGCCGGTGCGACGACGTGCTGGCGCGCATACGGATCCCGGCCCGTGTGACGTTCGCCGAGCACGAGGCATGGTGGGCCCAGAGCGACGACGACCTCGCCGCTCTCGCGTCCCGGCTGGGCGCGGCGCCCCGGGTGGTCGTCGACCGCCAGCCCGACGCCGGGCACAACGTCAGCCTCGGCCGGACCGCCCGCGCCTACCACCTCAAGGTGCTCGGCTTCTTGGAGGAGTGCCTGAACGAGAGAGGGGCGGGAAAGCCCTGA
- a CDS encoding NADPH-dependent 2,4-dienoyl-CoA reductase: MTAYPHLLSPLDLGFTTLPNRVLMGSMHVGLEEAENGFERMAAFYAERARGGVGLIVTGGIAPNDAGRPYPGGARLTTEAEAAQHRTVTEAVHREGGRIAMQILHFGRYAYHEDLVAPSALQAPISPFVPNALSDDEVENTVEDFVRAAELAKSAGYDGVEIMGSEGYLINEFIAGATNHRTDRWGGSYDNRTRFPVEIVRRTRERLGDGFIIIYRLSMLDLVPGGSTLEEVVTLARAVEAAGATLINTGIGWHEARIPTIATSVPRGAYTWVTKKLMGSVSIPLITSNRINTPEVAEQLLAEGRADMVSMARPFLADPEFVAKASAGRSETINTCIGCNQACLDHTFSGKITSCLVNPRACHETELVLSPTKLRKRLAVVGAGPAGLAFAVAAAGRGHAVTLFDAADRIGGQLDIARRVPGKEEFEETLRYFRTQLELRGVDVRLNTEVRAADLRDGSYDEIVVATGVTPRTPEIPGSDHPSVVSYLDVLRDGAPVGERVAVVGAGGIGFDVAEYLTDGGDAASLDAQTYFRQWGVDTTYAGRGGLRGAERPKPPRQVHLLQRKTTKVGAGLGKTTGWIHRTELKHRGVTMVPGVRYDRIDDEGLHITVDGQSSVLPVDTVVLCAGQEPRRGLYEELSAAGATVHLIGGADVAAELDAKRAIDQGTRLAAAL; encoded by the coding sequence ATGACCGCGTACCCCCACCTGCTGAGCCCCCTGGACCTCGGGTTCACCACGCTGCCCAACCGGGTGCTGATGGGTTCGATGCACGTCGGGCTCGAAGAGGCCGAGAACGGGTTCGAGCGGATGGCCGCGTTCTACGCGGAGCGGGCACGCGGCGGCGTCGGCCTCATCGTCACCGGCGGCATCGCCCCGAACGACGCGGGCCGCCCCTACCCCGGCGGCGCCCGGCTCACCACCGAGGCGGAGGCCGCGCAGCACCGCACCGTCACCGAGGCGGTACACCGCGAGGGCGGCCGGATCGCGATGCAGATCCTGCACTTCGGCCGGTACGCCTACCACGAGGATCTGGTCGCTCCGAGCGCGCTCCAGGCGCCGATCAGCCCCTTCGTGCCGAACGCACTGAGCGACGACGAGGTCGAGAACACCGTCGAGGACTTCGTGCGCGCCGCCGAGCTCGCCAAGTCCGCCGGTTACGACGGCGTCGAGATCATGGGCTCCGAGGGCTATCTGATCAACGAGTTCATCGCGGGCGCCACCAACCACCGCACCGACCGCTGGGGCGGCTCGTACGACAACCGGACGCGCTTCCCGGTCGAGATCGTGCGCCGCACCCGCGAGCGCCTTGGCGACGGCTTCATCATCATCTACCGGCTCTCGATGCTGGACCTGGTGCCCGGCGGCTCGACCCTGGAGGAAGTCGTCACCCTGGCCCGCGCCGTCGAGGCGGCCGGAGCCACGCTCATCAACACCGGCATCGGCTGGCACGAGGCCCGCATTCCCACCATCGCGACCTCGGTGCCCCGCGGCGCGTACACCTGGGTCACCAAGAAGCTGATGGGGTCGGTGTCGATCCCGCTGATCACCAGCAACCGCATCAACACCCCTGAGGTGGCCGAGCAGTTGCTCGCCGAGGGCCGCGCGGACATGGTGTCGATGGCGCGCCCCTTCCTCGCCGACCCGGAGTTCGTCGCCAAGGCGAGCGCGGGGCGCTCCGAGACCATCAACACCTGCATCGGGTGCAACCAGGCATGCCTCGACCACACCTTCAGCGGGAAGATCACCTCCTGCCTGGTCAACCCGCGCGCCTGCCACGAGACCGAGCTCGTGCTCTCCCCCACCAAGCTGCGCAAGCGCCTCGCCGTGGTCGGCGCGGGCCCGGCCGGCCTCGCCTTCGCCGTCGCGGCGGCCGGCCGCGGCCACGCGGTCACCCTCTTCGACGCCGCCGACCGCATCGGCGGTCAGCTCGACATCGCCCGGCGGGTGCCCGGCAAGGAGGAGTTCGAGGAGACGCTGCGCTACTTCCGTACGCAGCTCGAACTGCGCGGTGTGGACGTGCGGTTGAACACCGAGGTGCGCGCGGCGGACCTGAGGGACGGCTCGTACGACGAGATCGTCGTCGCCACCGGCGTCACCCCGCGAACCCCGGAGATCCCCGGCTCGGACCACCCGAGCGTCGTCAGCTACCTCGACGTCCTGCGGGACGGGGCGCCGGTGGGCGAGCGGGTCGCGGTCGTCGGCGCGGGCGGCATCGGTTTCGACGTCGCGGAATACCTCACCGACGGCGGCGACGCGGCGAGCCTTGACGCGCAGACGTACTTCCGCCAGTGGGGCGTCGACACCACGTACGCCGGGCGCGGCGGGCTGCGCGGGGCCGAGCGGCCCAAGCCGCCGCGCCAGGTCCACCTGCTCCAGCGCAAGACCACGAAGGTCGGCGCGGGGCTCGGCAAGACCACGGGCTGGATCCACCGCACTGAGCTGAAGCACCGGGGCGTGACCATGGTCCCGGGCGTGCGCTACGACCGGATCGACGACGAGGGCCTGCACATCACCGTGGACGGGCAGTCCTCGGTGCTGCCCGTCGACACGGTCGTGCTGTGCGCGGGCCAGGAGCCGCGGCGCGGCCTGTACGAGGAGCTGAGCGCGGCGGGCGCGACGGTCCACCTGATCGGCGGCGCCGACGTGGCCGCCGAGCTGGACGCCAAGCGCGCCATCGACCAGGGCACCCGGCTGGCCGCCGCGCTCTGA
- a CDS encoding PTS fructose transporter subunit IIA, producing the protein MSGAEPLVGVVLVSHSAAVAAAVAELARGLAGGDATVPVAAAGGLPDGGLGTSAELIVAAAESVDRGAGVAVLVDLGSAVLTVKALLAEGDELPPGTRLLDAPFVEGAVAAVVSAGAGVGLEGVEAAASEAYAYRKV; encoded by the coding sequence GTGAGCGGGGCCGAGCCGCTGGTCGGCGTGGTGCTGGTCTCGCACAGCGCGGCGGTCGCGGCGGCGGTCGCGGAGCTGGCCCGGGGCCTTGCGGGCGGCGACGCCACCGTCCCCGTCGCCGCCGCTGGTGGGCTGCCCGACGGCGGGCTCGGCACCAGTGCGGAGCTCATCGTGGCGGCGGCCGAATCCGTCGACCGGGGCGCGGGGGTGGCCGTGCTGGTGGATCTGGGCAGCGCGGTCCTCACGGTCAAGGCGCTGCTGGCCGAGGGGGACGAACTCCCGCCCGGGACGCGGTTGTTGGACGCGCCCTTCGTGGAGGGGGCGGTGGCGGCGGTCGTCAGCGCGGGGGCGGGGGTGGGGTTGGAGGGGGTCGAGGCGGCGGCGTCGGAGGCGTACGCCTACCGGAAGGTCTGA
- a CDS encoding FMN-binding glutamate synthase family protein — MKRIGLVAALVVFAAAAVALAVTAGSWWWLAAAPLLALAATGTYDLVQRRHSVLRNYPVLGHARFLLEAIRPETQQYFIERDYDGRPFDRDTRSTVYERAKGTADQAPFGTELDVYQPGYEFFAHSVAPRPVPDRPATVRVGGPGCAKPYDMALLNVSAMSFGSLSAPAILALNRGAKEGGFAHDTGEGGISDHHLRYGGDLIWEIGTAYFGCRTPEGGFDPDEFARKAATDSVRCVSLKLSQGAKPGKGGVLPGAKVTAEIARVREVPEGKTVISPNHHEVFSTPRELIRFIARMRDLAGGKPTGFKLCVGSRRDVLALCKAMLEEDITPDFIVVDGAEGGTGAAPMEFADHVGTPLTDGLSIVHNALVGAGLRDRVRIGASGKVATGADIVKRLIQGADYTNAARAMMFAVGCLQTQRCHTNHCPVGVATQDPERSRALDVEDKYRRVQRFQEATVHSAMEIMASLGVSDPAELRPHMLRRRTSHHAVASYAELYTWLEPGQLLSSAALPEEWAEPWKNSDPDSFSA, encoded by the coding sequence GTGAAGCGCATCGGCCTGGTGGCCGCCCTCGTGGTGTTCGCGGCGGCCGCCGTGGCCCTCGCCGTGACGGCGGGCTCCTGGTGGTGGCTCGCCGCCGCCCCTCTGCTCGCCCTGGCCGCGACCGGAACGTACGACCTCGTACAGCGCCGCCACTCCGTGCTGCGCAACTACCCCGTCCTCGGGCACGCGCGGTTCCTCCTGGAGGCGATCCGCCCCGAGACGCAGCAGTACTTCATCGAGCGCGACTACGACGGCCGCCCCTTCGACCGCGACACCCGCTCCACCGTCTACGAGCGGGCCAAGGGCACCGCCGACCAGGCCCCCTTCGGCACCGAACTCGACGTCTACCAGCCGGGCTATGAGTTCTTCGCGCACTCGGTCGCGCCGCGCCCCGTGCCGGACCGGCCCGCCACGGTCCGGGTCGGCGGCCCCGGCTGCGCCAAGCCGTACGACATGGCCCTTCTGAACGTGTCGGCGATGAGCTTCGGCTCGCTGTCCGCGCCCGCCATCCTCGCCCTCAACCGGGGCGCCAAGGAGGGCGGGTTCGCGCACGACACCGGTGAAGGCGGCATCTCGGACCACCATCTGCGGTACGGCGGCGACCTGATCTGGGAGATCGGCACCGCGTACTTCGGCTGCCGCACCCCCGAAGGCGGTTTCGATCCCGACGAGTTCGCCCGCAAGGCCGCCACCGACAGCGTCCGCTGCGTCTCGCTGAAGCTGTCCCAGGGCGCCAAGCCCGGCAAAGGCGGCGTACTGCCGGGGGCCAAGGTGACCGCGGAGATCGCCCGGGTACGCGAGGTGCCCGAGGGCAAGACCGTCATCTCGCCCAACCACCACGAGGTGTTCTCCACCCCGCGCGAACTCATCCGCTTCATCGCCCGCATGCGCGACCTGGCCGGCGGCAAGCCCACCGGGTTCAAACTGTGCGTCGGCAGCCGCCGTGACGTCCTCGCCCTGTGCAAGGCGATGCTGGAGGAGGACATCACCCCCGACTTCATCGTGGTCGACGGCGCCGAGGGCGGTACCGGCGCCGCCCCGATGGAATTCGCCGACCATGTGGGCACGCCCCTGACCGACGGCCTCTCCATCGTCCACAACGCCCTCGTCGGCGCCGGCCTGCGCGACCGGGTGCGCATCGGCGCGAGCGGCAAGGTCGCCACCGGCGCCGACATCGTCAAACGTCTCATCCAGGGCGCCGACTACACCAACGCCGCCCGCGCCATGATGTTCGCCGTCGGCTGCCTCCAGACCCAGCGCTGCCACACCAACCACTGTCCCGTCGGTGTCGCCACCCAGGACCCGGAGCGCAGCCGGGCCCTGGACGTCGAGGACAAGTACCGCCGCGTCCAGCGCTTCCAGGAGGCCACCGTGCACAGCGCCATGGAGATCATGGCCTCGCTCGGCGTGAGCGACCCGGCCGAGCTGCGCCCCCATATGCTGCGCCGCCGCACCTCCCACCACGCGGTCGCCTCCTACGCCGAGCTCTACACCTGGCTCGAGCCGGGCCAGTTGCTCTCCTCGGCCGCGCTCCCCGAGGAATGGGCCGAGCCGTGGAAGAACAGCGACCCGGACTCCTTCAGCGCCTGA
- the dhaL gene encoding dihydroxyacetone kinase subunit DhaL: MLDAAFMCRWMSATAVAVDRDEARLTDLDSAIGDADHGANLRRGFTAVAAALDKEPPGTPGAVLALAGRQLISTVGGASGPLYGTLLRRMGKELGDADEVTREQLARALGAGVAAVGLLGGAAAGDKTMLDALLPAVDALGESFGAAADAAGAGAAATVPLRARKGRASYLGERSVGHQDPGAASAALLIGALVEAAA; encoded by the coding sequence GTGCTCGACGCCGCGTTCATGTGCCGCTGGATGTCCGCCACCGCCGTCGCGGTCGACCGCGACGAGGCCCGGCTGACCGACCTCGACTCCGCGATCGGGGACGCCGACCACGGGGCCAACCTCCGGCGTGGTTTCACCGCCGTGGCGGCGGCGCTCGACAAGGAGCCTCCGGGCACCCCGGGGGCCGTACTCGCCCTCGCCGGGCGGCAGTTGATCTCCACCGTGGGCGGCGCGTCGGGTCCGCTGTACGGGACGCTGCTGCGGCGCATGGGCAAGGAGCTCGGGGACGCGGACGAGGTCACCCGAGAGCAGCTGGCCCGGGCGCTCGGCGCCGGGGTGGCGGCGGTCGGCCTGCTCGGCGGGGCGGCGGCCGGGGACAAGACGATGCTGGACGCGCTGCTGCCCGCCGTCGACGCGCTGGGCGAGTCCTTCGGTGCGGCGGCCGACGCGGCCGGGGCGGGGGCGGCCGCGACCGTGCCGCTGCGGGCCCGCAAGGGGCGGGCCAGCTATCTCGGCGAACGGTCGGTGGGGCATCAGGATCCCGGGGCGGCGTCGGCGGCGCTGCTCATCGGCGCGCTCGTGGAGGCCGCCGCGTGA